The Buchnera aphidicola (Cavariella theobaldi) DNA window ATTAATAATATATATAAAATTATACCAATAAAATATTTTATTTTTTAATAAAATCGTAATTAATAAAAATAATTTTTTTAAAAATATAATAAAAAAATTTTTCTATATTTAAGATATAATAATTATTTTAATATTATATAAAACAATATTCTTAAATATTTAATATATATATGATTATCGTATATGATAAAATTTTTCTTATTCTTTTATGGATATCAATTAATAATAAAATATTCTATATTTAAAACAACAATTTCTTATTCATAATTGTATTTTTTATAATCCTTTATAGAGATAGGAATTAAAAAAATAAATGCTATTTATTTAATAAAAAAAATCATAATACAATTATTTATATTAATAAATATATAAATATTATTTAATAAAAAAGATTTTCAAAAAATATATTTTTGAATACGTACTTAATTGAAAATACAAAAAAATAAAAAATTAAATTCTATAAAAACACAATATGTATAGATTTTATAATTATTATTCTCAAATTATATAAAAATATAAAATAATAATAATGTAAAAGTCTAATAATAATTAATAGATATCAATCATTATTGAAAGTAATATTATTTCATCTAAAATATATTTAAAATAATAAAAATATAGCATTAAAAAATATAATATTTTATCTATATTAAAATAATATAAGTTTAAAATTGATACTACGTATTCTGTATTATAAAAGCATTCATAATTTTATATAAAAATAAAACAATTTTAAAATAAGGTATACATCTTAATTAAGATATTAATTGCATATTAATATAAAATTTTTTTATTATTTTTCTTTATATTTTATACGACAAGATAAAAATATTCCTATTAACAACATGGTTATAATAAAAACAGAAATGCCGAACCATTGAGAGAAATGCCAAAATAAGCCACCAATAGTACCAAAAATACTAGAACCTAAATAATAAAAAAACAAATATAAAGATGTTGCTTGTACTTTAGCAATATGTGCGCAAGAGCTTATCCAACTACTGACGACAGAATGAGACGCAAAAAAACCACCAGAAAATATTATTAAACCTAGAATAATGATAAATAAATTATCTTTTTGTGTCATTAAAATACCAATCATCATAAGCAATAATGCAAATGTTAAAATATTATTATAATTATATTTTTGCATTAATATACCGGCTTTCGGTGAACTGTATACCCCTGTTAAATAAATCATCGATAATAAACCTATGCTAGAAGGGTATAAAAAAAAAGGCTGTAACATTAAGCGATAACTAATATAATTAAAAATTGTTACAAAACTTCCCATGATTATAAATCCTATTATAAATAATACAAATAATATAGGATTAGTCAGATGAAAATAAAAATTTTTTAAAAATACACGTAAATTAATTGAAATAGAATGAAAATTACGAGAAGAAGGTAGTAAATACAAAAAAAAACAAGAAGATATTAAAGACGACAATCCAATAATCATTAAAGCAGTATGCCAAGAAAATTTTTCTGATAAAATACTACTTAATAATCTTCCAGAACAACCACCAATAGTATTACCACTAATATATAAACCCATAGACAAAGATAAAGCACTAGGATCAATTTCTTCACTAATATATGCCATAGCGACTGCTACAACTCCACTTAAAGAAAGCCCAGTTAAAGCTCTTAATAAAACGATTTCAGACCAATTATTCATGCAAGAACATAATATAGTCAGTGCTGATGCAATAAAAAGAGAAGAAAACATAATCGATTTTCGGCCAAGGACATCAGATAATGGCCCGGTAAAAATCATTCCTATCGCCATCATTACTGTTGCTGCTGAAAGTGAAAAACTACTTTCAGCGGGTGTTAAATAGAATTGTTTTGAAAATATGGGCAAAATTGATTGTACACAATATAAAATAGAAAATGTTGAAAAACCTCCTAAAAAAAGAGCTAAAATTACTTTATAAAAATGTTTTGTATTTTTTTGAATATATTCTTTTTTTTTAAGTTTTATTCTTTTTTTTTTAGAGACATTATCAAAAACCTTTTTAAAATTTGATCATATTAATGTTAAAAATAATATATTTATATATATAAATAACCATCGTAAACATGTTCAGCAGGACCAATCATATATAAAGGCGATCCAATTCCGGCCCATTGAACTGTTAAAGCACCTCCTAATAAATCTACTTTTACTTTATTATTCAGTTTTTTTTGCACAATACCCATTGCAACGGCTGCACAGGCTGCACTTCCACAAGCTTTTGTTTCCCCGACATCACGTTCATATACTCTTAATTTAATATAATTTTTATTAATAATTTGCATAAAACTTACATTAATTCCATTAGGAAATATAATATTTTTTTGTAATTGAATACCAATTTTCTGAACAGGGGCATAATCAATACAGTTTATTTGAATAATACAATGTGGATTTCCCATCGATACAACACCACATCGTAAGCTAATATTGATGAAATCAAGAAAGAAATTATGATCTACTATATTTTTTAGATAAGAGATATTATTTGAACTGAATACAGGCTCATCCATGTTTACTTGAATTAAGTTGTTCGACATTAAAGTAATAATTAATTTTTTTGAGTGAGCACTAACAGAAATATTCTTTTTTTTAGTTAATTTTTTTTTTGTTACAAATAATCCAAAACAACGAGCACCATTTCCACATTGCTCTACTTCATTTCCATTGGCATTAAAAATTCGATAGTTAAAATCAAAAATAGTATTATAAGATTTTTCTACTAGTAACAACTGATCAAAACCAATACCTCTATGTCGATCAGATAATCTTTGAATATCAAAAGGGGATAAAAAAATATTTCTATGAATAGAATTAATAACAACAAAATCATTACCTAAACCATGCATTTTAGAGAAATTTATTTTTTTCTTGTGTTTATATTTTAGTAGCATTTATTTTACCAAAAATATTTTAATTATTTTTATAAGGAAAAATTAGAATTATGTCAAAATACAATAAATATTGTAATTATAAAGTGTCAAATACAAAAATATATTATCATTATATAATGAATTATATAAAATATAAATATTACTTTTAAGGTATAAAGATGAAAAAAAATAATATCAATATGATAAAAAATAATCAATTTTATAAACTAGTAGATGATTTATTTTTTAAGATAGAAGACAATTTAAACATATACAGTAAAACAATAGATATTGATTATGAAATACAAAATTATGTATTTACAATAAAATTTTTAAACAAAACAGTGATTATTATTAATAAACAAGAATCCTTGAAACAAATTTGGCTGGCTACATCAATTAGTGGTTATCACTTTAATTATAAAAATAACTTGTGGATTTGCAATCGTACTTGTAAAGATTTTTGGAAAATATTTCAAAAAGCATGCTCGATTCAATCGAATACAAATTTAGATTTTATAAAATATTCTTCTCTAAAAACATAAAAAATAATTGTATCAATAAAATTATTTATTAATAATTTTGTATAGATAAAAATATAATTTACATTACTCTAATACTAATATAAATTTTCATATGATAAATAAAATACTAAGAATTGCAACAAGAAAAAGTCCTTTAGCTTTACAACAAACTAAATATGTTCAAAAAAAATTGCTATCTTTATATCCTAACTTAAATATTAAATTAGTGCCAATCGTCACACATGGAGATAATATTTTAAATAAATCTTTATCAAAAATTGGAGGTAAAGGATTATTTATTAAAGAATTAGAAATAGCACTCTTAGAAAATAAAGCGGATATTGCTATACATTCTATGAAAGATTTACCGGTAACAATAACAAAAGAATTATGCTTAATTAGTATATGTGAGAGAGGTAATCCATTTGATACTTTAGTATCTAATAATTATAAATCCATCAATCATTTACCAAAAGGCGCCATTATTGGAACATCAAGTTTAAGAAGACAGTGTCAACTTATTACTTATAGACCGGATTTAATTATTGTTCCTCTAAGAGGAAATGTAGAAACTAGAATAGCTAAACTAGATCAAGGAAAATATGATGCTATTATTCTTGCTGCGGAGGGATTAAATAGATTAGGTTTAAAAAACCGAATTACTCAAATTATACCTGCTGAATTATCTTTACCTTCATGTGGTCAGGGAGCTATTGGTATTCAATCTAGATTACACGACAAAAAAATGTTATTTTTTTTATCTCGCCTTAATCATTTAAATACTGTTATAGAAATTAATGCAGAACGCGCTTTCTGTAAAAAATTACAAGCGGGATGTCAAATTCCAATCGGCAGTTACGCTATTCTTAGAAAAAATAAAATTTGGTTACGAGGATTAGTAGGATCACCAAATGGAAAAATTATATTACGAGGTGAAAGAATAGGTTTATACAATACAGGTGAAAAAATGGGACATTCGTTAGCTAATGAATTGCTCAGTAACGGTGCCAAAAAAATACTTCAACATCTTCACATTAATAACTCTTATTACATATGAAAATACTAATTACAAGACCTTCTCCTATGGGAGAAGAGTTAGTAGATGGTTTAAAGAATATAGGTATTTTTGCTTATCATTTTTCTTTATTGGATTTTATTTTTAGTGATGGATTAAAGGGATTAACAAAAAATATAAAATCATTATATAAATCAGATAAAATTATTATTTTTTCTCCTAAGGCTGTTCATTATACTAATTGGTATTTAAAACAAAATACTCTTAATTGGCCTTCTAACCCACAGTATTATGCAATTGGTCAAAGTACAGCTAGATTGTTACAACAATATATTAAAAAAAAATTTTAATACCTAAAAAAAAAGAGAATAGCGAATCTTTATTAGACATTTTATATAAAAATGATATAAAAAACAAAAAAATTATACTTCTACAAGGAGAAAATGGTAGACAATTAATACAAAAAGAACTAAGAAAAAAAAATATTGATGTCTCGGTTATTGAATGCTATAAAAGATTTTTTAAAAAATTAGATGGA harbors:
- a CDS encoding MFS transporter; translation: MPIFSKQFYLTPAESSFSLSAATVMMAIGMIFTGPLSDVLGRKSIMFSSLFIASALTILCSCMNNWSEIVLLRALTGLSLSGVVAVAMAYISEEIDPSALSLSMGLYISGNTIGGCSGRLLSSILSEKFSWHTALMIIGLSSLISSCFFLYLLPSSRNFHSISINLRVFLKNFYFHLTNPILFVLFIIGFIIMGSFVTIFNYISYRLMLQPFFLYPSSIGLLSMIYLTGVYSSPKAGILMQKYNYNNILTFALLLMMIGILMTQKDNLFIIILGLIIFSGGFFASHSVVSSWISSCAHIAKVQATSLYLFFYYLGSSIFGTIGGLFWHFSQWFGISVFIITMLLIGIFLSCRIKYKEK
- the dapF gene encoding diaminopimelate epimerase, with the translated sequence MNFSKMHGLGNDFVVINSIHRNIFLSPFDIQRLSDRHRGIGFDQLLLVEKSYNTIFDFNYRIFNANGNEVEQCGNGARCFGLFVTKKKLTKKKNISVSAHSKKLIITLMSNNLIQVNMDEPVFSSNNISYLKNIVDHNFFLDFINISLRCGVVSMGNPHCIIQINCIDYAPVQKIGIQLQKNIIFPNGINVSFMQIINKNYIKLRVYERDVGETKACGSAACAAVAMGIVQKKLNNKVKVDLLGGALTVQWAGIGSPLYMIGPAEHVYDGYLYI
- the cyaY gene encoding iron donor protein CyaY; the protein is MKKNNINMIKNNQFYKLVDDLFFKIEDNLNIYSKTIDIDYEIQNYVFTIKFLNKTVIIINKQESLKQIWLATSISGYHFNYKNNLWICNRTCKDFWKIFQKACSIQSNTNLDFIKYSSLKT
- the hemC gene encoding hydroxymethylbilane synthase is translated as MINKILRIATRKSPLALQQTKYVQKKLLSLYPNLNIKLVPIVTHGDNILNKSLSKIGGKGLFIKELEIALLENKADIAIHSMKDLPVTITKELCLISICERGNPFDTLVSNNYKSINHLPKGAIIGTSSLRRQCQLITYRPDLIIVPLRGNVETRIAKLDQGKYDAIILAAEGLNRLGLKNRITQIIPAELSLPSCGQGAIGIQSRLHDKKMLFFLSRLNHLNTVIEINAERAFCKKLQAGCQIPIGSYAILRKNKIWLRGLVGSPNGKIILRGERIGLYNTGEKMGHSLANELLSNGAKKILQHLHINNSYYI
- a CDS encoding uroporphyrinogen-III synthase — translated: MKILITRPSPMGEELVDGLKNIGIFAYHFSLLDFIFSDGLKGLTKNIKSLYKSDKIIIFSPKAVHYTNWYLKQNTLNWPSNPQYYAIGQSTARLLQQYIKKKF